In Saprospiraceae bacterium, a genomic segment contains:
- the gcvT gene encoding glycine cleavage system aminomethyltransferase GcvT: MKNTPLTEKHIALSAKMAEFAGYNMPISYSGIKEEHDAVRNRAGIFDVSHMGEFIVKGKQALDLVQKVTSNDVSKLKIGQAQYSCLPNRSGGIVDDLLVYRLSEEMCNEGEQAFMLVVNASNIDKDWNWIHDANSFDTRLVNISEQTGLIALQGPKAIDILQKLTDVSLSEIKYYHFEKGRVAGMDNILISATGYTGAGGFELYAENAQIATLWDHIIEAGSEYGLIPAGLGARDTLRLEMGFCLYGNDIDDTTSPLEAGLAWITKLDKADFIGKDWMKAQKQSGLKRKLVGFIVADRRVPRHGYPVLDEQGNEIGVVTSGTSSPSLNIPIGMAYVPIEYAIEGSPIFISVGSKSLAAKVTKLPFYTIR, translated from the coding sequence AAGAGCACGATGCTGTCAGAAATAGAGCAGGAATTTTTGATGTTAGCCATATGGGCGAATTTATCGTTAAAGGCAAACAAGCCCTGGATCTGGTACAGAAAGTTACGTCTAATGATGTTTCCAAATTAAAGATTGGACAAGCACAATATTCGTGTTTACCGAATAGAAGTGGCGGAATCGTTGATGATTTATTGGTTTATAGATTATCTGAGGAGATGTGCAATGAGGGTGAACAGGCATTTATGCTGGTAGTGAATGCTTCCAATATAGATAAAGATTGGAATTGGATCCATGACGCAAATTCTTTTGATACGCGATTGGTAAATATCTCTGAACAAACAGGCTTAATCGCTCTTCAGGGACCCAAAGCAATTGACATTCTTCAAAAACTAACAGATGTTAGTCTATCAGAAATCAAATATTACCACTTTGAGAAAGGTCGTGTTGCAGGTATGGATAATATACTCATCTCTGCTACAGGTTATACAGGTGCTGGAGGATTTGAACTATATGCTGAAAATGCGCAAATAGCTACACTATGGGATCATATCATTGAAGCAGGAAGTGAATATGGATTGATTCCTGCAGGATTAGGCGCCAGGGATACTTTAAGATTGGAAATGGGTTTTTGTCTTTATGGAAATGATATTGATGACACCACCTCACCATTAGAAGCTGGTTTAGCTTGGATAACCAAATTAGATAAAGCTGATTTTATTGGAAAGGATTGGATGAAAGCGCAAAAACAAAGCGGCTTGAAAAGAAAATTAGTAGGATTTATAGTAGCAGATCGAAGAGTTCCTAGACATGGATATCCGGTTTTGGACGAGCAAGGTAATGAAATTGGTGTGGTTACTTCAGGCACTTCATCACCTTCCTTGAATATTCCAATTGGAATGGCCTATGTACCTATAGAATATGCAATAGAAGGAAGTCCTATTTTTATTTCTGTTGGAAGCAAGTCCTTGGCAGCTAAGGTCACAAAATTGCCTTTTTATACTATTCGTTAA
- a CDS encoding transcriptional regulator, whose product MEYLECKQKFLDTWGRLGPQWGINKTMAQIHALLLISVEPLNVEQVFLELKISKGNAHMNIKTLMDWGLIYKDCREGCRCEYYVAEKNLHQIFKQILIHRKKRELDPILEELDEIVACTEKCEKSKEFRKMLVELKDFTYKADHALELLTRTDSHWFYNTLMKML is encoded by the coding sequence TTGGAGTACCTGGAGTGTAAGCAGAAATTTTTAGATACCTGGGGGCGATTGGGTCCACAATGGGGTATTAATAAAACCATGGCACAAATTCATGCTCTTTTGTTAATCTCTGTTGAGCCTTTAAATGTAGAGCAGGTTTTTTTAGAACTGAAAATTTCTAAGGGAAATGCTCACATGAATATAAAAACATTGATGGATTGGGGTTTGATCTATAAGGATTGCAGGGAAGGATGCAGGTGCGAATATTATGTAGCTGAAAAAAATCTGCACCAAATTTTCAAACAAATATTAATACATCGCAAAAAAAGAGAGTTGGATCCCATTCTTGAAGAGCTAGATGAAATCGTCGCTTGTACAGAAAAATGCGAAAAAAGCAAGGAATTCAGAAAGATGCTGGTCGAGCTTAAAGACTTTACATATAAGGCAGATCATGCCCTGGAACTCCTGACGCGCACAGATTCTCACTGGTTCTATAATACTCTTATGAAAATGCTTTGA
- a CDS encoding DUF1015 domain-containing protein — translation MNIKPFHYLHPDYSKIADVENFVDQCRGLYPDFQKEGMYQVGAEKSIFVYRIKTKTSLYHGIIAAVDIHDYLKGLIKKHENTLTQQEDNISKLMIERQAIIKPVLIAYNENKKIKDLIAKCFLGVKPKFKIKFEKDDQIHEFFEVDDKSKISLFQKEFKTKVKKAYIADGHHRMASIGKFLLQNPELGKQSLSHIMCALFDFTELNIFPYNRIIKALDLYNIHELSKFLSKYAIITPLKKPRKSKQKHEIVFVSLEKSFAFQWNKDVIQYFKQKNGIAFDIDIFNELLLHDLLNIENVRSSDRIAYSEGVKSVKLIIKTLQTKQDTVGFIFYPVLKRDFVKVADDHMVLPPKSTWFEPRIRNGIIVQDLDIG, via the coding sequence GTGAATATCAAACCTTTTCATTATTTGCATCCGGATTATTCAAAAATAGCAGATGTTGAAAATTTTGTAGATCAATGCCGTGGGTTGTATCCGGATTTCCAAAAAGAGGGTATGTACCAGGTTGGTGCTGAAAAATCTATTTTTGTTTACAGAATTAAAACCAAAACGAGTTTATATCACGGTATTATTGCTGCGGTTGATATTCATGATTACTTGAAGGGACTGATAAAAAAGCATGAAAATACCCTGACCCAACAAGAAGACAATATCAGTAAATTGATGATCGAAAGACAAGCAATTATTAAACCGGTGTTGATTGCATACAATGAAAATAAAAAAATAAAAGACCTTATCGCAAAATGTTTTTTAGGCGTCAAGCCAAAGTTTAAAATCAAGTTTGAAAAGGATGACCAGATTCATGAATTCTTTGAAGTAGACGACAAAAGTAAAATAAGCCTGTTCCAAAAAGAATTTAAAACAAAAGTTAAAAAAGCTTATATCGCAGATGGTCACCACAGAATGGCTTCTATAGGAAAGTTTTTATTGCAAAATCCTGAATTGGGAAAACAGAGTCTTAGCCATATCATGTGTGCATTGTTTGATTTTACAGAGTTAAATATTTTTCCTTACAATAGAATTATTAAGGCTTTAGATCTTTACAACATACATGAATTGTCTAAATTCCTGAGTAAGTATGCCATTATTACTCCCCTTAAAAAGCCGAGAAAAAGTAAGCAAAAACATGAGATTGTATTTGTATCTCTGGAAAAGAGTTTTGCATTTCAATGGAACAAAGATGTTATTCAGTACTTTAAGCAAAAAAACGGTATTGCATTTGATATCGATATTTTTAATGAGTTGCTATTACATGATTTATTGAATATTGAAAACGTACGGTCAAGTGACAGGATAGCATATTCAGAAGGTGTTAAATCTGTAAAACTTATTATAAAAACCCTTCAGACAAAACAAGACACAGTTGGTTTCATCTTTTATCCGGTGTTGAAACGCGACTTTGTTAAAGTAGCGGATGATCACATGGTGCTGCCTCCTAAAAGCACCTGGTTTGAACCGAGAATCAGAAATGGTATTATCGTGCAGGACTTAGATATAGGATGA
- a CDS encoding amidohydrolase family protein, which yields MNLKLTADYIHDGIEGFKRHHILIVDHQYKILDFYQGSEVELKECIYYPGLLTPGFVNAHCHLELSHLRGKFQTGTKLIPFLKNVVSTRDEEKEAIQKAIVEADQEMYREGIVAVGDISNKSDTIDVKKISKLKYYTFIEAFDFLQNSLTESLFGNYAEVYKSYGDLPKSMVAHAAYSVTPGLFKKIAAINNTQNSIMSVHNQESEDDDLLFLSKSGGFPDFWESFGFSMSAFEANGMDSVNYLMDHLTKDRPVLFVHNTRSEKHHIERLMKWNTQSYFVTCPNANLFIENALPNYKNFIEMGATIAIGTDSLSSNWKLSILSELQTLLKFNAWLNLETVLKWATYNGAKALGMDAHMGSIQKHKTPGINWIQEVYENAGSLKINETARVHKIF from the coding sequence ATGAATTTAAAATTAACCGCGGATTACATTCACGATGGTATTGAAGGATTTAAGCGACATCATATATTGATCGTCGATCACCAATACAAGATTCTCGATTTTTATCAAGGCAGCGAAGTTGAATTAAAAGAATGCATCTACTATCCGGGCCTCCTGACTCCAGGTTTTGTAAATGCCCATTGTCATTTGGAGCTGTCTCATTTGCGGGGTAAATTTCAAACAGGAACCAAATTGATTCCTTTTTTAAAAAACGTTGTGAGTACCAGGGATGAAGAGAAGGAGGCAATTCAAAAAGCAATAGTAGAAGCAGATCAGGAAATGTATCGCGAGGGAATAGTGGCAGTTGGCGATATTTCAAATAAATCTGACACAATTGATGTCAAAAAAATAAGTAAACTAAAATATTATACTTTTATTGAAGCTTTTGATTTCTTGCAAAACTCGCTTACAGAATCCCTATTTGGAAATTACGCTGAGGTATATAAATCTTACGGTGATTTGCCTAAGTCGATGGTTGCACATGCAGCCTACAGCGTTACACCTGGATTGTTTAAAAAGATTGCTGCAATAAACAATACGCAAAACAGCATTATGAGTGTCCACAATCAGGAATCTGAGGACGATGATTTGTTATTTCTGTCAAAGTCTGGTGGATTTCCCGATTTTTGGGAGTCATTTGGATTTTCGATGAGTGCTTTCGAGGCCAATGGAATGGACTCTGTGAATTATCTAATGGATCATTTGACGAAAGACAGGCCTGTATTATTTGTTCATAATACCCGTTCCGAAAAACATCATATCGAACGATTAATGAAATGGAATACCCAAAGTTATTTCGTGACTTGTCCTAATGCCAATTTATTTATCGAAAACGCTTTGCCAAATTATAAAAACTTTATCGAAATGGGTGCAACAATAGCAATTGGAACAGATAGTTTAAGTTCTAATTGGAAACTTTCGATACTTTCAGAGTTGCAAACTCTTTTAAAATTTAATGCATGGTTGAATTTGGAAACAGTTTTAAAGTGGGCAACTTACAATGGGGCAAAAGCACTCGGCATGGATGCCCATATGGGCAGTATACAAAAGCATAAAACGCCGGGGATCAATTGGATTCAGGAAGTATATGAAAATGCAGGATCTCTTAAAATAAACGAGACTGCCAGAGTCCATAAAATCTTCTGA